The following are from one region of the Triplophysa rosa unplaced genomic scaffold, Trosa_1v2 scaffold527, whole genome shotgun sequence genome:
- the LOC130550989 gene encoding PDZ and LIM domain protein 5-like produces the protein MEALDKGEALYEELYHEGKHGLRVENMPCFIPNDRSKKRLIEDTEDWQPRTGTTQSRSFRILAQLTGTDFSKTDSLRPQPGSAASALGELLPLIWGFQYFRSFMSTGLLGKKQIISQSGLYNVEKVFS, from the exons GAGGAGCTGTACCATGAGGGAAA GCACGGTTTGCGGGTGGAAAACATGCCCTGCTTCATCCCCAACGATCGCAGTAAGAAGAGACTGATCGAGGATACGGAGGATTGGCAGCCGCGCACCGGCACCACCCAGTCTCGCTCTTTCCGAATCCTGGCTCAGCTCACGGGAACTGATTTCAGTAAGACAGACTCGCTCCGACCACAGCCTGGCAGCGCTGCGTCTGCACTCGGAGAACTTTTGCCTCTCATTTGGGGTTTTCAGTATTTTAGGTCATTCATGTCAACGGGTTTACTTGGAAAGAAGCAGATCATTTCTCAGTCAGGACTGTATAATGTGGAAAAAGTCTTTTCTTAA